The nucleotide sequence CGAACGCTGAATTTCAACGATCCGCGAACTGCGATTCAGATGCTCTTTTCTTTGCGTTGATGAAGAGATCGCATGGCATAGATAATGAGGCCGCTGACTAGTACGAAGAGCGCCAAACGGAACTCGCTAATAATCTTTGGGCGAGACAAAAGAATGAAAACGAATGTGCCTGTAGCAATGAGGCTGGGCAGCGGATAGAGCGGCATGCGGAATCGCCCAGCGCGTGCGCGTTCAGCCCTATGTTTTGGAAGCAGAATGGCAATGCCCTGCAGCAAAAACTGAAAGACGATGCGTAGTACCACGAGTGACGCGATCACCTCTTGCAACCGGAAGAGGCAACAGACCAGAGTGACAAGGCAGAGTACGCAAAGTGAGACTACGGGGAATCCGTGACGACGATGCAGGCGCGCGAAGATAGCAGGGAAGTTCCCGTCGCGTGCGGCTGCATACGGGATGCGTGAATAGCCTAGTAAAAGCGCATACACAGAGGCTAATGATGCAATGGCAATGAGAATGACCGCTGTAGACGCGGCTGCATGCGCCCATGCGTGCGAAGCAAACGCCGTCTGTACGAAGACGGCCATGGTGTACTGCCGTTCGCCGCTGCTGCTATGTGTGAGCGATTGCCACGGAAGAACGCCCAGCACACTAATGTTCATGAGCAAATACAACGTGCCGACGATGACGATTGCGCCGATCACCGCGCGCGGAATGGTGCGGCTTGGATCGCGGACTTCAGCTCCCAGGAAACATACGTTGTAGTAGCCCCAGTAGTCGTATGCTGCAACCAGCAGTCCAGCACCAAGGCCGCTAAAGAATGCACCGTTCAGGTGAAAGGCGTTGGGTGGGAAGCTAAATGCCAATGATGGTGAGAAGTGTGTGAAGCCGATTGCAATGACGCCAAGCAGGGTCGCGATCACCACCCCGCCCAGAATGCGCGTTACCGCGCCAATCTTTCGGATAGGTTGGAAGAGGAGCGCGGTACACGCCAGACATGCCGTAAGCGCCAGAACGGTTTGCGCGGTATGGGTAAAGCCCGGTAGAAACCACGTGGCGTATTGTGCGAAGCCAATGCAACCGGAGGCGATGGAAAGCGGGGCGGAGAAGATAAGCTGCCAGGCGTAGAGAAAGCTGAAAGCCTTGCCAAGTTTTGGCGGATAGGCGGCCTTCAGATAGGCGTATGAGCCCCCTGCTTCGGGATATGCCGTTCCGAGTTCACTCCACGTGCAGCCGTCAGCTAGTGACAGCAGCGCTCCGAGCAACCATCCCAACATGGCCTGCGGTCCCCCCATTGCCGTCACAATGAGCGGCAATGTAATGAACGGACCCACGCCGACCATATCAATGATGTTGGCAGAGAGCGCTCCCGTAAATCCGAGTTGTCGGCGAAGGTGTGACTCGGATGGATTGACTGCGTTCATCTGGCTCTCTGAGTGGAAGGATGCAGGAAATTTGGTCGAGCTGGTTTCGTTTCGATAATCCTACAGTTGCCGGTCTATGAATGGGCTTGGATAATTGACTCGCACTCGCTCTGAAGAAGCACCTTCGCCTCTCCAAGACTGGCTCGCGTCGCGGTCATCCATTGCTGATCAAGTAGTAGCTGACGAGATGCGCGATCGATCTGTGGTTGCATCGCAGAGACAGCAGGGCCGCCAGCGATGTTGCGGATCGCAACGAAATACTCCGGATCCATCGCCTGTTGCAGTAGGTCCTTCGTAATGCTGAGCCCCGATGCTTGTGTACGCGAGAAGAGATCGTCCACAAAAGCTGAGACATCATCCGAACTCGCAGACTTAACGGCGGCGGAGACGATTGTGTGGGCTGCGTGGAATGAAATCCCTGTCTGGCGCACGAGAGTGTCGGCGACCTCGGTGACGGGTAGAAAGCTGGTTCCCGCACGCACTCGCATCTGCTCTGTGTTGAAGGTCGCTTCCGAGAGTGCGCCAGCAATCAGTGTGAGCGCACGTTGTGCGTCAGAGAAGGCAAGGGCAACGAGAGGTTGCAGCGAGTCTTCTCCATCATTCATGTCGGCGAAGGGGGTGTTATGCAGTGAGCCGAGCACGGACTGCGATTCAGTAAGCGCCCGGGATGCAAGGATTCGCGTGTGTTCCAGGGGGACAGGGTTGCGCTTTTGCGGCATGATGCTGCTGATCTGCACGTACCCGTTGGATAGGCGCAGGAAGTTGAATTCAGCAGTGGACCATAGCAACATGTCCTGTGTGAATCGGCCAAGGCTAAGCATCGCAGTCGCCAGCATGCTGCACGTCTCTGCTACATAATCGACTGCTGCGATGGCTCCGTAGCTATTCACTACAAGACCGTTAAATCCAAGTAGACGCATGGTGAGATCGCGCTGGATGGGAAAGCCAGTGGTCGTGATCGCACAGGCCCCAAGAGGGCTACGATTCACCCTGGAAAAGCAGGCGATCAGACGTTCCGCATCACGTTCCAGAACCTCAACCATCGCCATCATGTAATGCCCTAGTGTTGTTGGCTGCGCCGGTTGGTTATGTGTGTAAGCCGGCATCAGCGCGTCGCGGTATTGCGTCGCAATTGCCAACAGCACTGAACGTAACGTGAGAGAGGCATCGAGGATATTGAGCAGATTGGATCTAAGAACCATGCGGTACATGGTGAGGTCGATATCGTTTCGCGAACGCGCGGTGTGGAGTCTTCCGGCATGTTCTTCACCCGCGATGTCGGCGAGCTTCTTTTCGACGAGGAAGAAGAGATCTTCCACTGAACCATCGTAGATGGAAGACCGAAGCTCTTCTATATTCAGTGCGTCAATACCCTGCAAGCATGCGGATGCCGTGTCGCGCGAGATGATGCCGCTGCGGTAAAGCATGACTGCGTGCGCGCGATCGATCTCCAATAGAGACGGCAAAAAAAGATGCTGCGCGTCGGCGAAGATGTGCGCAAGAACTTGTTCACGATAGATGTGCGCGGGGAAAGAGGACGAGACGTTCGACACGGGGTAACTCCACCGTTGCTGCTTGGATGAAAGAGGATAAAAGAGGAGCGGTGGTTGCCGCTCCTCTTCATGGTGTGAATTAGAACTGTACAGCGACACCCCATTGCACGATGCGCTGTTCCAGTACGGTGCTGCGGTTGATGGTGGGCGCTGCGCTGGTGGAGATGCCCGTCGCCGCCGCTACTGCCTGTGTGTACGAGATGTTCGTGACGTTGTTGTGATTGAAGATATTGTTCGCCTCGAGCAGGAACGAAGGGGCAATTCGTTCCCAGATCTTCGGGAAGGTACGCGTATAACGAGCGTCTACCTGATAGACAGCGGGACTACGAAGCGTGTTGCGTCCAACGAAGGCTGGTCGGGCAACAGTCTGCGAGGCATCGTTGTAGAACGTCTGGCTGGCAGCAAGAATTGTTGCCTGATCACCTGACATCAGGTTTCCGAGGACTGACAGCATGTTGTGATTGGCAAGTTCACGGCCGAATTTGTTAGTGAAGTTAAACTGCGGCTCTAGAACTCCCGTCAGATTGAATGCATTCGGGTGATTGACGTTGGAGTTTCCGCGATCGAATTTACGATTCAAGGTGTTCGTGACATTTGCGTTCTGCTCAAATGAGTTCACGTCCGGTGCATCCGAAATGGTGTGCGACCACGTGTAACTTGCGTTCAGAGACATACCGCGTATCGGAGCCATGACAAAGTTGAGGAACATGGCATTGAAGCTCGAATTTGCGCCGGAGTCCACGCGATTTACCTGGTTGTAGCGGGCGTCATAACGTGTAGAGCTATTGACCGCACTGGAGAAGGTAGGACGACCATCTGCCAACGTGCCCGTTGGAATCCCATTGATGTTATGCATCCACATCAGGTTGCGGCCATTCGACATGATGTAGCCCAGCGTGAGCGACGTCTTATTCGTGAGCTGCTGAGCGACCTGAAGGTTCGCGTTCCAGGTGTATTCGTTCTTGAAGGTTGGGCTCACGGTTGTTACGTTCTGAGTTGCAACCGTTCCTAGGCTGGATGGAATCGTCGGATAGGCCGGAGCGCCAGCGGTGGTAGGCGTGTAAGTGTACGATGACGTGCGGTTTGAACCATCAAGGTTCAACGCGTTGGCCCAAAGATCGGTCGGTGTCTGTCCGTAGAAGATGCCGGTCGAGAGCTTTACCGTCGTCGTGTTGGTTGCACGATAGCTAAGGCCGAGGCGCGGTGCAAAATTCGTGTTTGGAACGTTGAAGTTGCGCGAATCGGCATACGGCGCATTTGGGTTTGCCTTCGGAGAGGCGAAGCGGTCCCAACGCAGACCATATACCGCAGTCAAACGCGGAGATAGAGCCCAGGTGTCCTGCACATAACCACCGTAGAACAGCGAAGCATAGCCAATACCGTTCACATCGGTCTGCGACGCGAAATTGTCATAGGAGTACAGGTTCGTACCGTTCTTCGCGCTCAGATAAGCTGCAACGGAAGCGAAGGTATAGCGGTTGAAGGAAACCAGACGCTTACGATTTTGAATCTGGGCCAGCAGGAAGCCTGCCTTGAATGTATGCGACCCACGGATATAGCTGATGTTTTCAGATCCTGAGGGCTGCTTGTCGGTGTAGATATCACCCGCGTTGCTGCTGCCATTGAAAGCCGCAATGCCAGTAATCACGATGGCTGGCCCTTTCCCCGTGTTGGGCCCGGCAAAGTGAGTGTTCGTGCGGTACGGCACGGAGAAACGTAGCTCGTTCAGCAGGTGATCGCTGATGGTTGAAATCCACTGAACACCGGCCACGTGGGCGCGATCCGAATAGTCCACACCCGCGCTGGTGGCATTGATGCCGCCGACCTGAGTATTGAACGGGAAGCTGTTCTTGAAGTAGTTATAGCGAAGGAAGACGGAGTTCTTGGAATTGATGTTGTAGTCAACACGGAAGTCCATGAAAGTTCCATGGAGCAGACCCGGCGCCGTAGCCAGTTCTGATGATGGAAGACCAATCAACGCGGCGTTCGCTGGCGTAATCGTGACGACTGCTGGGCTTCCGCGAAGAACATGCTCATAGGAACCGAAGAAGAAGAGCTTGTTCTTCTTTACAGGGCCGCCAATGTTGACTGCATGGTCTTCCAGAATCAGATTTGGTTTCGTCGGGCTCGTTGTCTTGTTCTGCAACAGCGGGTATGCCGTTGCATCTACCCAGCGCTTGATGAACTCATACTTACCGTGGAACTGGTTGCTACCCGAGTTCGAGATCACGTTGTAAACGTTACCGGTGGTCCATCCATTCTCAGGTGCAGCCGGGTTCGAGATGGTCTGTACTTCCTTCACGAAGACATTGCCGATCGGGAAGAGACGCAGGCCGATACGATCCGCCTCGGTGTTCACCATGCCGTCCATTTGGTAGTTGATGCGATCCATCAAGCCGTTGGTGTTCAGAGTACGAGGAATACCAAGCTCGGGATTCGGGTGACCCGAAACGCCCGGCTGGAAGACGATGAAGTTGTATGGGTTGCGCGAAGTGAGCGGCGCGTTCTGGATTTCAGCCGTGGAGAGCGTACGCTGCACGTTCAGGTTCGTGGGATCGATTGCCACTTCGGATGCTTCCACTGTCACTGCAGTATCCGCAGAACCGACCTTAAGTTCACCGTCGATCACAGATTCGGTACCCGCGTTCAGATTGACAGAAGAAACATTCAGTGGCGAGAAACCGGAGGACGTAATGTTCACCGTGTATGCACCCAACGGCAAATTGATGAGCACGTAATAGCCATCAGATCCGGTGGTTACAGTGCGGGATACGCCAACCGCAGGATTCGTGACAGTGACGGTTGCTCCCGCGATCGCCGCGCCAGTGGGGTCAGAGACCCTGCCGCGAATGGTTCCGTTAATGGACTGCGACTGGCTCCACATAGCGGGAGCCGTCGAAAAGAGAATTGCGGATGAGACACAAATCCTAGACAGCCTGGACATAAAACTCCTCCTTGAAAGAGACAAGACAATGAACCGCGTGCTGCAACTGCAAGTAATGTGAGAAAGCGCCAATGGCTTCTGGCGAACACCGTGGAACGGTCAGAACAGCAGCTTCGTTTCCGTAGCAGCAAGGGATTGCGCGATGGCCCCGAACAACTGAGCTTTTGTGCCCAGAGACGAAGAACGCAACCTTGGCAAAGCGAAATCATTTTCGCGTAAACATCGATCTGTGGCGCTACAGAGCGCCGGGTGTGCTCCCACGCCTCCTCCCAGAACAATCAGCTCTGGGTTGAACAGGAGCGAGATGCTGCTGAGAGCGTCTGCCAATACACGTGACGTATTCTCAAGAACCTGTTCGGCAGTGGGGTCGCCTTCAAGAGCCAGGTCGAAGATCTGGGTTGCGCGCATCTGCGTGCGTGCCCGATCGCTTACGCCAGCCTGCCGCAGCAGCTTCTTCCACTGCAGTTCAACGCCTTCGCCACCGATGACACGTTCGAGTTGCCCTGTATCGCGCATACGAACGCGTTGGCGATCCATGCCTACGACCGGTAGATAACCGATTTCTCCCGCAGACCAGTTCGCGCCACGGTGGAGTGAGCCTCGCAAAAAGATGCCAGCGCCAACTCCCGTTCCGATTGCAATGAAGATGAAGTCTTCAACGCCGCGCGCCACGCCTTCTGCAAATTCGCCTACGGAAGCAAGGTTCACATCGTTATCAACACCGGCGGGAATGTCTAAATCGCGTTCCAGCAAAGTCTTAAAGGGAACGTCATTCCAACCCGAAAGGTTTGGAGCGGCTAACACAACGCCGCGATCAATATCTGTCATACCGGGTGCGCCGGCTGTGATGTGGAGAATTCTACGCTTTTCCGGAAGCCCAGCCATCATGGCATCAAGGCCCTGACGAATGTGGGCAATGACACCGCGTGGCGTTTTCCCTTTTTCATTAAGCTTTTCTTCCCATTCGGCAACGGGATTGCCGTTCAGATCAGCAAGCATCATCCGGACGTACGTCCCGCCGATGTCTGCTGCAGCGACATAACCATGCGATGCATTGAAGCGGAGCATGGCCGGTGGACGACCGCCGGAAGATACGCCTTCTCCTCCGTCCTCTACAACTCCGCGCTCAATCAGGTCGGACACCACCAGTGTGACTGTCGGGACGGCCAACCCGGAGATACGCGCTAGTTCAGCGCGAGAGCAGGGCGAATGCTTACGAATCAGTTGAAGCAGCAACCGCTGATTTGTCTTGCGCAATTGCGCCGGACGCGCGGGCTCGGCCATTACCTCTGTCTTCGAACGCAGAGAGGCTGTGGTGCGAGTCGAAGAGCGACGACGAGTTGGGACCAGACGGCGTTTCACGGATTGAGAAGGATTATAAGGAATATTTAAAAAGTTGGTGAAAACTTTTTAATTGTCATTTAGAAAGGTTGTCAACGAAGTGATTCCGTCCCGGTGGGGCGTGGGATAGATCTGGGGGCAAGCGCGTTCGATGAAGCGATTGGTGAGCAGTGAGAGCTGGAAGAGGTCCGTACAGATGTTCGTCTATTGTGTACCGCTATCCGTCGTAGCGGTACAGGCGGCCGCGCAAACACCTGTGCCTGAGCCGATGAAGATTGCTGTGGACGCGTCCTACGCTCAGACGTTGCCGATTGAACGAGGTGCACCGGGACTCGCGGAGTCGCTGCGCGAGTTGCACACCCGAGCAAGCCTTATCCAGATCAACGCGCATCCGGACGATGAGGACGGAGGCATGTTGGCGTACGAGAGCCGCGGCGTAGGTGCGGACGTATCATTGCTTGCCCTGAATCGCGGTGAAGGCGGTCAGAACGTGATGACCGGTGACTTCTGGGACCAGCTCGGCATTCTGCGCACCATGGAGCATCAGGCGGCAAACCGCTACTACGGTTCGCACTTGTTCTATACGCGTGTTGCGGACTTTGGCTTCTCAAAGACGCTTGAGGAGGCCTTGAAGCAGTGGAACCACGATCGCGTTCTGGAAGATGTGGTTCGCGTCGTTAGAACGGTTCGTCCAATGGTGGTGACCAGCGTCTTTGCGGGATACGTCTCTGACGGACACGGGCATCATCAAACAGCCGGCGTGATGGCACAGGAAGTGTTCAATGCAGCTGCAGATCCGAAGATGTTTCCTGATCAGATCAAAGAAGGCCTACTGCCATGGAAGCCTTTGAAGGTCTATGCGCGTGTGCCATTTGCGCAGGTGACTCCAAAGGGCATCTTCGACTATGCAACCAACAAGTGGGAACCTGTTGCGTTTAAGAACTATGTGACCGGAGAACCGATTCAGGGTGTTCCGTCAGTAACGCTGACTGTCCCAGAGAGCGAATACAACGCGTTGTATGGCCGGAACTATCTGCAGGTGGCGCGAGAGGGCCTGAACGAGCAGAAGTCGCAAACGGGCGGTGTGGCTATTCCAGCGCCGGGGAAATTTGACAGCCCGTATCATCTTTACGCATCGCGTGTGACATCAACGCTGCCCACGCATGAAGAGTCTTTCTTCGATGGCATCGATACATCGCTGGCGGGAATTGCTGGATATCTCCCGACGCAGGCGCAGGCTGAAGTTCGCGCTAAGCTAGAGGCGATTACCGCCACCGTTGATGAGGCAACACAGAAGTACAACGCGAATGATCCGTCGGTAAGTGCGCCGGCGTTGGCAAAAGGCCTCTCTTTGACGCGAGGTCTTATTGCTGAGTTGAAGGCCTCAAAGCTTCCAGATGAAGCTCGTTACAACGCATTGCATGAGCTGCAGGTGAAGGAAGGGCAGTTCAACTTTGCCTTGGGGCAGGCGCTTGGCGCGTCATTGCTGGCGAGTGTGCAGACATCACTTCCAGGTCAGGGCCAGGGGCGGTCTGGCCCCATGGGTGGAGGAGATAACGTCTTCTCTACAGCGTCCGGTAGCCCGACGGCAATTCCAGGACAGTCTGTACTTGTGGGTGTACATGTTGCAGCACAGGGGACACAGTCGTTGCAGGTTGACTCCGTAGCGTTGTCACCAAATACCGGCGGCGACTGGAAATTAACAGAGCAAAAGGGGATCGCTGCCTCAGTGGCAGCAGGAACTGCGCAGGATGCTTATATCGCCGCAACAGTACCGGCGGCTGCTCCAAACACAGCGCCGTACTTTGAGCGGCCGAATCTTGAGCAGAGCTACTACAACCTGACATCGCCGCAGTACGTCACGTTGCCCGTGATGTCTTATCCGCTGACGGCGGTTGCTACCTATACGTACAACGGCGTGAAGGGCGAGCTTCGCAGCGTGGTGCAGACGGCGCATCGTTACAACGGCCTGGGTGTGGTGATGGAACCTCTGCTGGTGGCTCCTGCCATCAGCGTACGGGTTACCCCGCCTGCAGGTGTTATGCCTTTGAAGGCTGGCAGCGTATCGCTGGACGTGACGGTACATTCCGATGTGAAGGGGCCTGCGCAGGGTACGTTGGAGTTGAAACTGCCAAGCGGATGGACAGCATCCCCTGCGACGCAAACCTTTGCGACGAAGCGTGATGGAGAAGATACCAATCTCCACTTTGTGATCACGCCGAAGAATGTGGAAGCGAAGACGTACGAGATCTCCGCGGTGGCGAAGTATGCCGGTAAGGAGTATGCAAGCGGATTCCAAACCATCGGCTACCCCGGTATCACGCCCTATCCGCAGTATCGAGATGCGAAGTTTCGCACGACAGGTGTCGATGTGACAGTGGCTCCGAACCTGAAGGTGGCGTACATCATGGGAACGGGTGAGGAGGTTCCGCAGTCGCTGAAGGATATCGGCATTAACGTGACGCAGCTTTCCAGCGACGACATCGCCAAGGCTGATCTCAGTGGATACGACTGTATCATCCTGGGCATTCGCACATACGCTGCGCGTCCTGAGCTTCGGACTTACAACCAGCGCCTGCTTGATTACGCGAAGAATGGCGGCGTGGTTGTAAGTGAGTATCAGTCGCCGGAGTACGAGCGAGACTTTGCTCCCTATGTGATTCCGGTGACACGTGAGGCAGAGAAGGTTGTGGAAGAAGATGCAAAGGTAAGCATTCTGAAACCGAATGATCCTTTGTTTACATGGCCGAACCACATCGTTCCTGCTGACTTCGACAACTGGGTAGAGGAACGTGGCCACGGTTTCCCCGGAGCGTTTGATCCGAAGTACGTCGCGTTGACTGAAGTGCATGATCAAGGGCAGGACCCGCAACAAGGCGGCCTGATCTATGCTCAGTATGGCAAAGGCTACTATGTGTATCTTGCTTATGCGTTCTTCCGTCAGATGCCGGAAGGCGTTCCAGGAAGCTTCCGCATCATGGCCAACCTGATCAGTGCAAAGAAGAATCCCAACTTATCGCACTGAGCAGATCGATCCACGAGTCTTAGAGAACTCCCTGTAGCTCGGAAGCGCTAGTGCGTTGCTAGACCGTGTAGGCGAAGGTAGGCGGCCAGTGCTTCCGGGCGATTTGTTTGGATACCATTGGCTCCATCGTCGATTGCTTTCTGCCAGGACTCGGGTGTGTCGGCTTCGTCTAAGCGATCCACGAATATCTGCGCGCGTGCTTCTTTTGCGACTTGAATCGTCAATTTATTGAAGTCGGACGCATCGAATGCGAAGACGGGAATAGGCATAGAGCGCAGAAGGAAACGGCTGACATCGGGATTTTGCGACTCGGGCATCAGGCGCAACGCGGGCATAATTTTATGCACCTCGTACAACAGGAATGGGTTACCGTAGACAACAACGTGATCCTGCATATCGTGCCGGACGATCGTGTCTACAAGCTGTTGCGGATCGGCGTCTTTCGTGTCGACGTAGACATTGATTCTATTGCGAGCAACATCGAGGGCCTCATCGAACGTGGGCACTCTCGTACCAGAAAATGCAGGCGAAAACTTGGCGCCTGCATCCAGTGACCGAATTTCGTCAAAGGTGTGATTCTTTACTTCACCTGTGCCGTTCGTTGTTCTGTCGATCGTCCTGTCGTGCATGAGTATCAGCTTGCCGTCGGAGGTGGTACGTACATCCAGTTCAAAGTAGTCTGCACCGGCATCAGCAGCGGCACGAAATGCAGCAAGTGTGTTTTCGGGGTGGTGAAGATGTTCTCCACGATGAGAGATGATCACGACCTTGCCGGGAACTGTGGCCAACGCAGGCGCTGGCCGGTATGCAGTCTGAAGCGATTGCGAAAAGAGACTGCCGGCGGTGAGGGCTACGAGACAAACGACACTTGCTTTCAACACGAAAAGATCCCTCAGAAATTTGATCGAATGTGCCCAATGACAACGCAAAGGACGCAGCACATCGATGCTTTCATGCTGTAGGCGATCCCATCTACTATTCCATTCTCAAGAGCGGAGATTACAGGTTAATGAGCCATGCTATTCCGCCTGCGAGATCGGATGGATACGATGTTTCGGTCTGAAGAATGATGAATCGGGGAGTAGGGAAATGTGGATGCATCGGATTGCTACGGGCATGTTGTTGGCTTCGTTGAGTGTGGCAGGAACCAGCCAGACGACCGCAACACCTGCGGCGGTGATTGAATCCCCTGATGGTCTTTCGGCTAAGCTGTCCTCTGATGCAAATCTCTCGGGCGCCCAATCGGCTTTCCTTCCGGAACTTTTTCCCTCGTCGCACGCTTCGAACTTGCTGCAACTGAAGAATGGCGACCTTCTTTGTGTATGGTTTTCTGGCACCGCCGAAGGGCAATCGGATGTAGCCATTGTTGCCTCGATTTTGCCGAAGGGGTCGATGACCTGGGGCAAGCCTGTTCGCGTGGATCACGATCCGGCCAAGTCCTATCAGAATCCTGTTGCCTATCAGACTTCGAGCGGAGAGATCTGGATTCTGCACACAGCCCAGACTGCGGGCAAAGGGCAGGCGGACGCGCAGGTGCTGAAATCCATTTCTAAAGATGGTGGAAAGACCTGGAGCACACCGACTGTACTTTTTGCAGAGGCTGGTGCCTTCACGCGTCAACCGTTTGTTCATGGTGAGCACAACGAACTTCTGCTTCCTATCTATTACTCAACAAGCGCCGGTATTACGAAGGGCGCGGAGACGAACTATCCCGTCGTGAAATTGAGTGCGGATGGGGGACAGACATGGAAGGAGTGCAGCGTTCCCAAAGCTGAGGGCATGGTGCAGATGAGTATTGTGAAGCGTGCGCCGGGGCGTTATGTGGCGTTCTATCGCAGTCGTTTTGCGGACTTTATTCACCGTTCGACATCCACTGATGGCTGCAACTGGACTGCTCCTGAACCGACGCCGCTACCTAATAACAATGCTTCCATCCAGGCTGCGGGACTTCGTGATGGGAACATCGTTATGGTGTTCAACAACACCTCTGGACATAAACCCGGGCACGTCACCCAGTCTGGTGAACGCGTTCCAGTGTCGATTGCACTCTCCAGTGATGGTGGCGTTACGTGGAAATATGTCCGCGACATGGAGACGCGGGATTACCACGCTCCGCTACCCAAGGGACAAAGGATGGAGTATAGCTACCCCGCAGTGTTGCAGCTTGCGAACGGAAAGATCATGGCCAGCTATACCTATCGGCGTCTCGGGATAAAAACCGTCTTGATGGATGAGAACTGGATCAAGCAGGGCACAACAACGGGAGAGTTCAAGCCGTAAGCTCTGCTCGAGGCTTTGCGTAGCTAAGATCAATCGCAAGAAGTGATGAAGACGTGGCATTCTGCATAAGCGGCATGGAGGCGGCGGAAGATGGCTACGGTAAGACTATGGACAGACGATGATGTGTCAGCGGATGCGAGATGCAAAGTTGTATTCGACGACATTCGCGCAACGCGTAAGTCAGATTTTGTGAATAACTTTTGGCGCGCGCTGGCCAACCAGCCTGACCTCTTGGAACAGACATGGGCGCGTGTGAAGAAGGTGATGATCGAGCCCGGGGCGCTTGATCCGCTTACAAAGGAACTGATCTATATCGCAGTCTCCACGATGAATAGTTGCACATACTGCACGCATTCACATACGGCCGCGGCGCGTGCTAAGGGGCTTACTGAGGAACAGTACGCGGAGTTCCTTGGAGTGGTGAGCATGGCAGCTCATACCAATTCGCTTGCGAATGCACTTCAGATCCCCGTGGATACTGAGTTTCTTGCGTAAGAATTCAATGCTTGGTATTACGGCAACTAAACGTCTGTGGATCTTGTGCACATAGTAAGACGGCGATCAGGACACCTGACCGCCGTCTTTTGCGTTTTGTTTCGTCTTAGTTCAGCTGTGCGCTTTGGCTGGGCGCAGGTTGTGCAAGGAGCTTCTCGACCAGTGTTGTGACTTCGTGTTCCAACGCGATGTGACCAGCGGTATTACCGGGGCCTGCGAAGCCTGCATGTGTTTCCTTTACCAGCCCATCGCGGCCAACAAAGAACGAAGTGGGCCAGCAGTTGAGATTGACACCCTGCGGGATCTTTTCATTGAGCTGATCCGTTGTACCAGCAAGCAGCACAGGATAAGTGATGCCGTAGTGTTGGATGAACGCCTTCAGGCGAGACGTATCAGTCTCCGGATCGCCCTGCTCAAAGTCGAGGTTCACGATCTCAAGACCCTTGGAGTGAAAGCGCTTGTAGAGACTCACGAGCAGACCTGCTTCATCGTGGCAGTTAGGGCACCATGAACCACCAATTGCTACGATGACAACTTTGCCGCGAAACTGCGAATCCGTGTTGGAAAGCACCTTGCCGTTCATATCAGGGAAGCTGAAAGCTAGAGGAGCGTTGGGATCTTTAATCGATGTCTGTTGTGTCGTGTCGGTAGGAGAAGGCAAGTTCAGCTTTCGTGCTTCATCAGGTCGATGGGCGACGAATTCTGGCGATGAACCATGCACGCCAC is from Terriglobus sp. TAA 43 and encodes:
- a CDS encoding ROK family protein, with the translated sequence MAEPARPAQLRKTNQRLLLQLIRKHSPCSRAELARISGLAVPTVTLVVSDLIERGVVEDGGEGVSSGGRPPAMLRFNASHGYVAAADIGGTYVRMMLADLNGNPVAEWEEKLNEKGKTPRGVIAHIRQGLDAMMAGLPEKRRILHITAGAPGMTDIDRGVVLAAPNLSGWNDVPFKTLLERDLDIPAGVDNDVNLASVGEFAEGVARGVEDFIFIAIGTGVGAGIFLRGSLHRGANWSAGEIGYLPVVGMDRQRVRMRDTGQLERVIGGEGVELQWKKLLRQAGVSDRARTQMRATQIFDLALEGDPTAEQVLENTSRVLADALSSISLLFNPELIVLGGGVGAHPALCSATDRCLRENDFALPRLRSSSLGTKAQLFGAIAQSLAATETKLLF
- a CDS encoding PIG-L family deacetylase yields the protein MKRLVSSESWKRSVQMFVYCVPLSVVAVQAAAQTPVPEPMKIAVDASYAQTLPIERGAPGLAESLRELHTRASLIQINAHPDDEDGGMLAYESRGVGADVSLLALNRGEGGQNVMTGDFWDQLGILRTMEHQAANRYYGSHLFYTRVADFGFSKTLEEALKQWNHDRVLEDVVRVVRTVRPMVVTSVFAGYVSDGHGHHQTAGVMAQEVFNAAADPKMFPDQIKEGLLPWKPLKVYARVPFAQVTPKGIFDYATNKWEPVAFKNYVTGEPIQGVPSVTLTVPESEYNALYGRNYLQVAREGLNEQKSQTGGVAIPAPGKFDSPYHLYASRVTSTLPTHEESFFDGIDTSLAGIAGYLPTQAQAEVRAKLEAITATVDEATQKYNANDPSVSAPALAKGLSLTRGLIAELKASKLPDEARYNALHELQVKEGQFNFALGQALGASLLASVQTSLPGQGQGRSGPMGGGDNVFSTASGSPTAIPGQSVLVGVHVAAQGTQSLQVDSVALSPNTGGDWKLTEQKGIAASVAAGTAQDAYIAATVPAAAPNTAPYFERPNLEQSYYNLTSPQYVTLPVMSYPLTAVATYTYNGVKGELRSVVQTAHRYNGLGVVMEPLLVAPAISVRVTPPAGVMPLKAGSVSLDVTVHSDVKGPAQGTLELKLPSGWTASPATQTFATKRDGEDTNLHFVITPKNVEAKTYEISAVAKYAGKEYASGFQTIGYPGITPYPQYRDAKFRTTGVDVTVAPNLKVAYIMGTGEEVPQSLKDIGINVTQLSSDDIAKADLSGYDCIILGIRTYAARPELRTYNQRLLDYAKNGGVVVSEYQSPEYERDFAPYVIPVTREAEKVVEEDAKVSILKPNDPLFTWPNHIVPADFDNWVEERGHGFPGAFDPKYVALTEVHDQGQDPQQGGLIYAQYGKGYYVYLAYAFFRQMPEGVPGSFRIMANLISAKKNPNLSH
- a CDS encoding glycerophosphodiester phosphodiesterase family protein, translated to MLKASVVCLVALTAGSLFSQSLQTAYRPAPALATVPGKVVIISHRGEHLHHPENTLAAFRAAADAGADYFELDVRTTSDGKLILMHDRTIDRTTNGTGEVKNHTFDEIRSLDAGAKFSPAFSGTRVPTFDEALDVARNRINVYVDTKDADPQQLVDTIVRHDMQDHVVVYGNPFLLYEVHKIMPALRLMPESQNPDVSRFLLRSMPIPVFAFDASDFNKLTIQVAKEARAQIFVDRLDEADTPESWQKAIDDGANGIQTNRPEALAAYLRLHGLATH
- a CDS encoding exo-alpha-sialidase, coding for MWMHRIATGMLLASLSVAGTSQTTATPAAVIESPDGLSAKLSSDANLSGAQSAFLPELFPSSHASNLLQLKNGDLLCVWFSGTAEGQSDVAIVASILPKGSMTWGKPVRVDHDPAKSYQNPVAYQTSSGEIWILHTAQTAGKGQADAQVLKSISKDGGKTWSTPTVLFAEAGAFTRQPFVHGEHNELLLPIYYSTSAGITKGAETNYPVVKLSADGGQTWKECSVPKAEGMVQMSIVKRAPGRYVAFYRSRFADFIHRSTSTDGCNWTAPEPTPLPNNNASIQAAGLRDGNIVMVFNNTSGHKPGHVTQSGERVPVSIALSSDGGVTWKYVRDMETRDYHAPLPKGQRMEYSYPAVLQLANGKIMASYTYRRLGIKTVLMDENWIKQGTTTGEFKP